From the genome of Amylibacter sp. IMCC11727:
AGACGCAAAAGACTTCGTGTCCTCTGGCGGCAACTTTTAAACCATCAGTTTTTCAACAAAGCTGCGGATGCTGGGGCGAGCGTAACAGCCCGTGCTTTGGAACTGAGGCTCCAGCTGAGAAGTGTGCCGAGCGTTGCTTTGGACGGGGTGGCCATAATCATCACCGCTCCTTTTGATCGGGCTTCGCGTGCTGCGCGATCCAGTTGTTGAGTGATGACTGGCCCTGCTTCGCCCGATTTATCGACAAATCTGAAAATCGTCGCGCTTGCGACGTTTTCCTGTTCTGCAATGCGTTTAGTGCCGTTTAACCCACCCGCGTAAGTCACCAAACCGTGGCCCGAAGTGGCAAAGTGTTTGACCACAGCACGTGATAGACGTTGGTCTTTTTGCAAGTTAGCAGATGGACGATCAATCAGACCAACCGCCGTTGGCATAATCTCGAAATACTCTGCGAGCAATTCTGCCACTTGGGCGTTTGATTGCCCGCCTGATAGGGAAAGTTTGACGTTGCGCGGCGTCATGGCCAGCACTTCAAACCCTGCATCACGGTACATCTGAGCCTTGTTTCCTGCATCTGGTTCATCCAATGACACAGCAATCGTCAACGGCAGGTTCAAGCCTTGCAAACTAGGCAATTGATCGGAAATTTTTCCGTTGTCGATCAGCACGATAGACATCAATGGATCATCCGTAACGGGGAAATCATTGGCATTGCGCACCAAAGCGCCTGCATCCGTGTTGTCCTCATTTGTGGTTTCTGTCGGTTCTTGCTCAACAACACTGTCGCCAATGGTTTTAAACCGACTGTTGGATTTACCCGTACGCAGCGCCGCCAAACCCGTTTCGGACTCTTTGCCAATCTTGGGCAGTTGCGCCCCGCGTGTGATGATCGACCCGCCTGTTGTTTTAAACGTGCCAGATGTGTTTGGTTTTTCTTCTTCAACCGCGTCTTGCACAGCTACAGCGGCGGTTTCTGGTTTTTCGGGGTCCGTGATGTCGGGGAGTGTTGCAACGCTTGGCGCATTGGTGGCCAGTTCGAGCGGCTCATCTGCGGATTCAGGATCGGCAACTGTGGCGGTCTGCACATCTGTGTTTTCGCTTGGCTCTACCTCTGCCACACTGGGGCTGTCGGTTTCTAATTCTGGCTCGGCCAGTTGAACCGCGTCCGCAGGTGTTGTGGAGAGTGTTGGGCTGTCATCCCCTTGCGCCGCTGTTGGTTGTTCTGGTGCAGCGTCCACATCAACCGCTGAGGTGTTTTCAGGCAGCACCATGGCCAATTCTGTGTCTGGATCTTCTACAGGACCAAGAGACTCAACATCAGACAGTTTTGGCGGTTTTGATTGATCGAGCGGTGCGATTTCCGGGGCTTCTACGTCTGCGACTTTGGGTTCTTCAACAACTTTGGGTTCTTCAACAGTTGGCTCCGGTTCAGTGGTATCTGCCACCTCTGGCGCATCAACTGTTTCGTCTGTTTTTGGCTCCACCATGCTCAGTTTGGGTAAGGCTGGATCGGCAGATTCCGTTTCTGTTGCGGCGGCATCGGCCTGTTTCGCAGTCACATCTGCATCGACTTTGCCCTTGGGGGGCACAATCGGGTTTAGCGCCGCCAAAATGACGCCAGAGGTTAATCCGACTGCCAAACCTGATACGATTCCAAGTGTTTTTCCACCGATTGCCATCTGGTGCCTCTTTGCCTGTGTGTGGCGTGTGTTTTCTTATGATGGTGCTCTTGACCTCGGACCACGCCCGTGAGCAATGTATAACGCACAAATCAAGTGGGATCACCCCTAAAACTGCGCGGATCGAGGACAGGCAATATGCTGCTTTTGATAGATAATTACGACAGCTTCACCTATAATTTGGTGCATTACGTCGGCGAATTGGGCGCGGATGTTGTGGTGAAACGCAACGATGAAATCACCGTCCAAGATGCTATGGGCATGGGCGCGGATGCGATTATGCTGTCCCCTGGTCCTTGCGACCCAGATCAGGCTGGTATTTGTTTGCCCCTAACCATGGCCGCAGCGGAAACAAAAATGCCGCTGATGGGGGTGTGTTTGGGTCACCAGACGATTGGCCAAGCCTTTGGCGGCAATGTGGTGCGCTGCCATGAAATCGTACACGGCAAAATGGGTAAGATGCACCATTCTGATACATCTGTGTTCAAAGGGCTGCCCACTCCGTTTGATGCCACACGCTATCATTCTTTGGTCGTGGAAAAAGAAACGCTGCCTGACTGTTTGGAAACGACAGCTTGGTTAGAGGATGGAACGATCATGGGGTTACAGCACAAAACGCTGCCCATTCATGGTGTCCAGTTTCATCCCGAAAGCATCGCCTCGGAACACGGTCATGCCCTGCTGAAGAACTTTCTTGATATGGCATTGGAACCTGCATGAGCACTCAACTAAAAACTCTGATCGCAGCGGCCATTGATGGCCCCTTGAGCGGCGCACAGGCCCGCGAAGCGTTTGAAATTATCATGAATGGGGATGCCACGCCTGAACAAATCGGTGGATTGTTAATGGTGATGCGCACGCGGGGTGAATCTGTGGCGGAATATGCTGCGGCTGCCGCT
Proteins encoded in this window:
- a CDS encoding divergent polysaccharide deacetylase family protein, producing MAIGGKTLGIVSGLAVGLTSGVILAALNPIVPPKGKVDADVTAKQADAAATETESADPALPKLSMVEPKTDETVDAPEVADTTEPEPTVEEPKVVEEPKVADVEAPEIAPLDQSKPPKLSDVESLGPVEDPDTELAMVLPENTSAVDVDAAPEQPTAAQGDDSPTLSTTPADAVQLAEPELETDSPSVAEVEPSENTDVQTATVADPESADEPLELATNAPSVATLPDITDPEKPETAAVAVQDAVEEEKPNTSGTFKTTGGSIITRGAQLPKIGKESETGLAALRTGKSNSRFKTIGDSVVEQEPTETTNEDNTDAGALVRNANDFPVTDDPLMSIVLIDNGKISDQLPSLQGLNLPLTIAVSLDEPDAGNKAQMYRDAGFEVLAMTPRNVKLSLSGGQSNAQVAELLAEYFEIMPTAVGLIDRPSANLQKDQRLSRAVVKHFATSGHGLVTYAGGLNGTKRIAEQENVASATIFRFVDKSGEAGPVITQQLDRAAREARSKGAVMIMATPSKATLGTLLSWSLSSKARAVTLAPASAALLKN
- a CDS encoding aminodeoxychorismate/anthranilate synthase component II, with the translated sequence MLLLIDNYDSFTYNLVHYVGELGADVVVKRNDEITVQDAMGMGADAIMLSPGPCDPDQAGICLPLTMAAAETKMPLMGVCLGHQTIGQAFGGNVVRCHEIVHGKMGKMHHSDTSVFKGLPTPFDATRYHSLVVEKETLPDCLETTAWLEDGTIMGLQHKTLPIHGVQFHPESIASEHGHALLKNFLDMALEPA